The Brasilonema sennae CENA114 genome includes a region encoding these proteins:
- the recN gene encoding DNA repair protein RecN, producing the protein MLSVLRIENFALIDQLELEFGTGLNVLTGETGAGKSIILDAIDAVLGGKVSSRVIRSGTTRAMVEATFSSNLGLAAWLSEQEIDLIEDNFIIISREIAATSSNIRSRSRVNGVLVNRALMSGLRERLVEITAQGQTVQVGQSAQVREWLDMYGGDSEIQQRQLVALGFSEYQKAHIALEKRRTSERDRLQQLDLLTYQVQELKTANLTEADELEKLLQERERLNHVVDLQQMSYKVYQALYQNDAETPAAADLLGDSETTLSDMVEYDTELQPLLDMVRDAQATLAEVGRQINTYGENLEADPQRLEEVEERIQELKQICRKYGSTLTEAIAYYQRIQEELAELNNSDQSIESLEQQENICWEKLTEACQKLTLLRRTTAAVLEAELIRELKPLAMEKVQFQVEIVPTSPTATGADKITFLFSPNPGEPLQPLTQIASGGEMSRFLLALKTCFSQADENATLVFDEIDVGVSGRVAQSIAEKLHQLGQSSQVLCVTHQPLVAAMADRHFRVDKQVITLEPGDKTNNGHPEQRTVVRVTSLDNLNKRREELAQLAGGKSAQEAIAFAESLLTQADHHRRGEWK; encoded by the coding sequence ATGTTGTCTGTATTGCGAATAGAAAATTTTGCCCTGATTGACCAATTAGAACTGGAATTTGGGACAGGACTTAATGTTTTGACAGGGGAAACCGGCGCGGGAAAGTCGATTATTTTAGATGCGATAGATGCAGTATTGGGTGGTAAAGTATCCAGTCGTGTGATTCGCAGTGGTACAACTCGGGCAATGGTAGAAGCGACATTTAGCTCTAACTTAGGATTAGCCGCCTGGTTGAGCGAACAAGAAATAGATTTAATCGAAGATAATTTTATAATTATTAGCCGAGAAATTGCAGCTACCTCAAGTAATATTCGCAGTCGATCGCGCGTTAATGGAGTGTTGGTTAATCGAGCGTTGATGTCCGGACTCAGAGAACGCTTGGTGGAAATCACCGCTCAAGGGCAAACTGTACAAGTGGGACAATCTGCTCAAGTCCGCGAGTGGTTGGATATGTACGGTGGCGATTCAGAGATCCAGCAGCGACAACTTGTCGCCTTGGGTTTTAGTGAGTATCAAAAAGCGCATATAGCCCTAGAAAAACGCCGGACATCAGAACGCGATCGCCTCCAACAACTCGACTTGCTAACATATCAAGTACAGGAACTCAAAACTGCAAATCTTACTGAAGCTGATGAATTAGAAAAGCTTTTGCAAGAGCGAGAACGCCTCAATCATGTCGTCGATTTACAACAAATGAGTTACAAAGTTTACCAAGCTTTGTACCAAAATGATGCTGAAACTCCAGCAGCAGCAGACTTGCTCGGAGACAGTGAAACGACATTGAGCGACATGGTAGAATACGATACCGAACTGCAACCGCTGTTGGATATGGTCAGAGATGCTCAAGCAACCTTGGCAGAAGTGGGACGACAAATTAATACCTACGGGGAAAATTTGGAAGCCGATCCGCAGCGCTTAGAGGAAGTAGAAGAGCGTATTCAGGAATTAAAGCAAATTTGTCGTAAGTACGGTTCGACTCTGACTGAGGCGATCGCTTATTACCAACGCATCCAAGAAGAGTTGGCTGAACTTAATAATAGCGACCAATCAATCGAAAGTCTGGAACAACAAGAAAATATTTGTTGGGAAAAGTTGACTGAAGCTTGTCAGAAGTTAACTCTGCTGCGGCGTACCACTGCGGCTGTTCTAGAAGCAGAACTGATCAGGGAACTCAAACCTTTGGCAATGGAAAAGGTACAGTTTCAAGTTGAGATTGTACCAACTTCCCCAACCGCAACGGGAGCAGATAAAATAACCTTTTTGTTTAGTCCGAACCCAGGAGAACCCCTGCAACCGTTAACACAAATTGCTTCCGGCGGTGAAATGAGCCGCTTTTTATTGGCGCTCAAAACTTGTTTTTCTCAAGCTGATGAGAATGCGACACTGGTGTTTGATGAAATTGACGTTGGGGTTTCTGGACGTGTCGCACAGTCTATTGCGGAAAAATTGCATCAGTTAGGTCAAAGCTCTCAAGTATTATGTGTGACACACCAGCCCTTAGTTGCAGCAATGGCAGACCGACATTTCCGAGTCGATAAGCAAGTTATCACCCTCGAACCAGGTGACAAAACAAACAACGGACATCCCGAACAGCGTACGGTTGTGCGAGTCACAAGCCTGGATAATTTAAACAAGCGTCGAGAAGAACTAGCACAGTTAGCTGGTGGGAAATCGGCCCAGGAGGCGATCGCATTTGCTGAGTCTTTGTTGACGCAAGCAGATCACCACCGTCGCGGGGAGTGGAAGTGA
- a CDS encoding phosphotransferase family protein, with product MTYSKDAHEWLSQSISIPHCHFDVVQMKGSTSSSVFLIHCSRDFNPQRFVLRVLDNQEWLAEESDLAHHEAAALEEAQKTGLQVPKLVAYSTNDVGFGAPVVLMSYLEGNVELCPANFQQWLNDLAKQLALLHQHTANSFPWLFHSWVEKATLAPPKWTTIPHVWERAIELLLGSEPAEQPVFIHRDYHPANVLWHGGTVSGIVDWINACQGPAGVDVAHCRTNLALMFGFAAADQFLDAYTAISVKFDYHPYWDIDSILDMSLPQPTFYKPWQDFGLSVIAPELLRQRIDAYLESVIRRI from the coding sequence ATGACCTACAGTAAAGATGCTCACGAATGGCTTTCCCAATCGATCAGCATCCCTCACTGCCATTTCGATGTGGTGCAGATGAAAGGTTCAACCTCTTCTTCGGTTTTCCTGATTCACTGCTCACGTGACTTCAATCCTCAACGGTTTGTTTTGCGTGTACTTGACAATCAAGAATGGCTTGCGGAGGAATCTGACCTTGCTCATCACGAGGCGGCTGCGCTGGAAGAAGCACAGAAGACGGGTCTCCAAGTCCCGAAGCTCGTAGCTTACTCCACGAATGATGTAGGTTTCGGTGCGCCAGTAGTACTCATGTCGTATCTCGAAGGAAATGTCGAGCTTTGCCCTGCAAACTTTCAGCAATGGCTGAACGATCTTGCTAAACAACTGGCTTTGCTGCACCAGCACACAGCGAATAGCTTTCCGTGGCTATTTCACAGTTGGGTAGAAAAAGCGACTCTGGCACCACCGAAGTGGACTACGATTCCCCATGTTTGGGAACGTGCCATCGAATTGTTGCTTGGTTCAGAACCTGCCGAGCAGCCAGTTTTCATCCATCGTGACTACCACCCTGCCAATGTTCTGTGGCATGGGGGCACAGTGAGTGGCATTGTGGATTGGATCAATGCCTGCCAGGGACCAGCAGGGGTTGATGTGGCACATTGTAGAACCAATCTAGCTCTGATGTTTGGTTTTGCAGCGGCAGATCAATTTTTAGATGCATACACTGCAATTTCCGTTAAGTTCGATTATCACCCTTACTGGGATATAGATTCAATACTTGATATGAGCCTGCCGCAGCCAACTTTTTATAAGCCATGGCAGGACTTTGGTCTCAGTGTTATCGCTCCTGAATTGCTTAGACAGCGAATCGACGCTTACCTAGAAAGTGTGATTAGGCGCATATAA
- a CDS encoding ATP adenylyltransferase family protein — translation MPEDKQTIHEEILLKPGTLWKRVQEQTEYALQCGALLTIPTEFEFIEQDGVRFLVRVLSNLARKDAVKQKRQTQTSSTQEFNPFLPYEEDLFVADISQTHVCILNKFNVVDNHLLIITRAFEEQETLLTVQDFAAMWACLAEFDGLVFYNGGKIAGASQRHKHLQLVPLPLIPNELQIPIEPLLASAQFQDCVATIPQLPFVHAFTRLDPLSVQSPFKAAEVTLSQYRTLLHAVGLENSGRQSGAYNLLATREWMLIVARSHESFESICVNSLGFAGSVFVRNEQQMQIIKDIGPMTLLEKVAVAIK, via the coding sequence ATGCCAGAAGACAAACAAACTATACATGAAGAAATTTTACTCAAACCAGGCACTTTGTGGAAACGTGTTCAAGAACAGACTGAATACGCTCTACAATGTGGGGCGTTGCTGACAATACCAACAGAATTTGAGTTCATAGAGCAAGATGGTGTTCGCTTCTTAGTGCGAGTTTTATCTAACCTGGCTCGCAAAGATGCTGTTAAGCAAAAACGACAAACACAAACTTCCTCCACTCAAGAATTTAATCCTTTTCTTCCTTACGAGGAGGATTTGTTTGTTGCAGATATTTCTCAGACACACGTATGTATCTTAAACAAATTTAACGTTGTTGACAATCACTTGCTGATCATCACTCGTGCTTTTGAGGAACAGGAAACTCTACTCACTGTGCAAGATTTTGCTGCAATGTGGGCGTGTCTAGCTGAGTTTGATGGTTTAGTCTTTTACAATGGTGGCAAAATTGCAGGTGCTAGTCAGCGACACAAGCATTTGCAACTGGTTCCACTTCCACTCATACCCAACGAGTTACAGATACCGATTGAACCTCTGTTGGCATCCGCTCAGTTTCAAGACTGTGTTGCCACCATACCACAACTTCCTTTTGTACACGCCTTTACAAGGCTAGATCCTCTTTCGGTACAGTCTCCATTCAAAGCGGCTGAAGTCACACTCTCGCAGTACCGCACCCTACTACACGCTGTCGGCTTAGAAAACAGTGGAAGACAATCTGGTGCTTACAATCTTCTGGCGACAAGGGAATGGATGTTGATTGTAGCGCGATCGCATGAATCTTTTGAGTCCATTTGTGTCAACTCATTAGGATTTGCAGGTTCGGTTTTCGTACGAAACGAGCAACAAATGCAGATTATCAAAGATATTGGACCTATGACCCTATTAGAGAAGGTCGCTGTGGCAATAAAATAG
- a CDS encoding ABC1 kinase family protein, which produces MNAKTTPPTSQFTEDSRVSTSNPGNVSNAERIPENSAIVEVVSLPTLDETQVVVTRKTESQAIRYNPQEISAHYQKRPLQVFRRIITVLTSTVSFATGLWWDSKRGVVVKNDLRRAVKLRELLTKLGPAYIKIGQALSTRPDLVPPVYLEELTRLQDKLPAFPNEIAYRFIEEELGLPPEEIYVELSSEPIAAASLGQVYKAKLKSGEQVAVKVQRPDLRESITIDLYLLRKLAAWAKKQFKRVRSDLVGILDELGDRIFEEMDYIHEGENAERFYQLYGQMKDVYVPKIYWEYTNRRVLTMEWINGVKLTETEELRNLGINARYLIEVGVQCSLRQLLEHGFFHADPHPGNLLATFDGQLAYLDFGMMSEIQPQQRYGLIEAIVHVVNRDFDGLAKDYVKLDFLSPETDLTPIIPAFANVFADAQGASVAELNIKSITDDLSALMYEYPFRVPPYYALIIRSLVTLEGIAIYIDPNFKVLSEAYPYVSKRLLTDPAPELRASLQDLLFKEGKFRWNRLENLLRNARNSQDYDFNLVTNQALDFLSSERGAFIRDKLVDEIVRGVDALRKNVLHNFTYLLRERVGITAVNETPGASVEQEQTLEHIKRILNILQQTRGFDATQLVPQITQLLFNPAVQRLSQQFANQLAQKAVARLIRQLLTSSEVDSVQDSHLPQPKRLSLPAR; this is translated from the coding sequence ATGAATGCTAAGACAACTCCCCCTACTTCCCAATTTACAGAAGACAGTCGCGTAAGCACCTCTAACCCAGGTAATGTGTCCAATGCTGAACGAATACCTGAAAATAGTGCGATCGTCGAAGTTGTTAGCTTACCAACTTTAGACGAAACCCAAGTGGTGGTTACGAGAAAAACTGAGTCGCAAGCAATACGTTACAATCCCCAGGAGATTTCAGCGCATTACCAAAAAAGACCCCTGCAAGTTTTCCGGCGGATTATCACAGTTTTGACATCAACTGTGAGCTTTGCAACGGGGTTGTGGTGGGATAGCAAGCGGGGAGTTGTTGTTAAAAATGACCTAAGGCGAGCAGTTAAGTTGCGAGAATTGTTGACTAAGCTGGGACCCGCTTACATCAAAATTGGACAAGCTTTATCCACTCGACCGGATTTGGTTCCTCCCGTCTATTTGGAAGAACTGACTCGATTGCAAGACAAGTTACCAGCTTTTCCTAACGAAATTGCTTATCGCTTTATTGAAGAAGAGTTGGGATTACCTCCCGAGGAGATTTACGTAGAACTCTCTAGTGAACCAATTGCTGCTGCTTCCTTAGGTCAAGTTTATAAAGCTAAGCTAAAATCTGGTGAACAAGTCGCTGTTAAAGTCCAACGTCCAGACTTGAGAGAAAGTATTACCATTGATTTGTATCTTTTACGCAAACTCGCTGCATGGGCGAAGAAACAATTTAAACGGGTGCGGAGTGACCTTGTTGGTATTCTTGATGAATTAGGCGATCGCATCTTTGAAGAGATGGACTACATTCACGAAGGAGAAAACGCTGAGCGTTTTTACCAGCTTTATGGTCAGATGAAAGATGTCTATGTGCCAAAAATTTACTGGGAATACACCAATCGTCGGGTTTTGACGATGGAGTGGATTAATGGCGTTAAATTAACCGAGACAGAAGAACTTCGCAATTTAGGTATAAATGCTCGTTATTTGATAGAAGTTGGTGTACAGTGTTCGCTACGTCAGCTGCTGGAACATGGATTTTTCCACGCGGATCCTCACCCAGGTAATTTACTCGCGACATTTGACGGGCAATTGGCTTATCTCGACTTTGGGATGATGAGCGAGATTCAGCCACAGCAGCGTTATGGTTTGATTGAGGCGATCGTCCATGTTGTCAACCGCGATTTTGACGGCTTGGCAAAAGACTATGTCAAGTTAGATTTTTTATCCCCAGAGACAGATTTAACACCAATTATTCCAGCTTTTGCCAACGTATTTGCTGATGCTCAAGGAGCCAGTGTTGCTGAGTTAAACATCAAAAGCATCACTGATGACCTCTCAGCTTTGATGTATGAATATCCTTTCCGTGTACCACCATACTACGCTTTGATTATTCGTTCATTGGTAACCTTGGAAGGAATTGCTATCTATATTGATCCTAACTTCAAAGTCCTCAGCGAAGCTTATCCTTATGTTTCTAAACGTCTGTTAACCGATCCAGCGCCAGAATTAAGAGCATCCTTGCAAGATTTGCTGTTTAAAGAAGGTAAATTTCGCTGGAATCGTTTAGAAAATTTATTACGTAATGCTCGTAATAGTCAAGATTATGACTTTAACTTAGTCACAAATCAAGCACTAGATTTTTTGTCTTCTGAACGCGGCGCTTTTATTCGAGACAAACTGGTGGACGAAATTGTTAGAGGAGTCGATGCTTTAAGAAAAAATGTTTTGCACAACTTTACTTACTTACTGCGCGAAAGAGTTGGAATCACAGCAGTCAATGAAACTCCTGGTGCGAGTGTCGAACAAGAACAAACCTTAGAGCATATCAAACGTATTTTGAATATTCTCCAACAAACTCGTGGTTTTGACGCAACACAACTCGTACCTCAAATTACTCAGCTATTGTTCAATCCAGCAGTACAGCGTTTAAGTCAACAATTCGCCAACCAGTTGGCACAAAAAGCTGTAGCAAGGTTGATTCGGCAATTGTTGACATCATCAGAAGTGGATAGCGTTCAAGATAGTCATTTGCCTCAGCCTAAAAGGTTATCTTTACCTGCTAGGTGA
- a CDS encoding alpha/beta fold hydrolase encodes MLQFQPPGFGQKVVHTSVGFMTYYTQTTAPWLIAERENLSPLVFLHNFGGGACAYEWSKVYPAFAARYEVIAPDLIGWGESAHPVRDYQINDYLTSIAEFIRHTCRPPVTVIASSLTAALMIRLAIAHPFLFQALFLVCPSGFDDFGQGAGRRLPLGLINIPLLDDFIYTVGAQNELAVRNFLQSFLFAKPERVSSEMVQAFLASAKQPNAKFAALAFLQGNVYFDLSLYIQQLTIPTVILWGEKAQFTSVQLGQRLRKLNTNAIRDFHTIPDAGVLPHLERPEIVIGLLQEFLDLHNIN; translated from the coding sequence ATGCTCCAGTTTCAACCTCCTGGCTTTGGACAAAAAGTCGTTCATACCTCTGTGGGGTTTATGACTTACTACACCCAAACGACTGCACCTTGGTTGATTGCTGAGAGAGAAAATTTATCCCCCCTAGTTTTTCTCCATAACTTTGGTGGCGGGGCTTGTGCTTATGAATGGTCTAAAGTTTACCCTGCTTTTGCAGCTAGGTACGAGGTTATAGCGCCGGACTTAATTGGTTGGGGTGAATCTGCACATCCTGTGCGAGATTACCAAATTAACGATTATTTGACGAGTATTGCAGAGTTTATTAGACATACTTGTCGTCCACCAGTAACGGTGATTGCGTCTTCATTAACGGCTGCTTTGATGATTCGCCTCGCGATCGCTCACCCTTTTTTATTTCAAGCCCTGTTTTTGGTGTGTCCCTCTGGATTTGATGATTTTGGGCAAGGTGCAGGACGCAGACTTCCACTTGGACTAATCAACATACCACTCTTGGATGATTTCATTTATACTGTTGGCGCTCAAAATGAACTGGCGGTACGCAACTTTTTACAAAGTTTTTTGTTTGCCAAACCAGAACGAGTTTCTTCAGAAATGGTACAAGCTTTCTTAGCCTCTGCAAAACAACCTAATGCTAAGTTTGCAGCCTTGGCATTTTTACAGGGTAACGTTTACTTTGATTTGAGTTTGTACATTCAACAACTGACTATTCCTACAGTGATATTGTGGGGTGAAAAGGCACAATTTACTAGTGTTCAGCTAGGACAGCGTTTGAGGAAGTTAAATACCAATGCAATTCGTGATTTTCATACAATTCCAGATGCAGGAGTCTTACCCCATTTGGAAAGACCTGAGATTGTGATTGGTTTGTTGCAAGAGTTTCTAGATCTTCATAACATAAATTAA
- a CDS encoding CIA30 family protein, whose product MTNNNRSQWDLGRFIQTLTYFEVVPFVNWVQDLIQGRLNSSQNIPDGAKQVGVILVAGATGGVGQRVVKRLLDAGYKVRALVRDIDKARSVLSDHVELVVADITKPETLNSLVMANIQAVISCTAVRVQPVEGDTPERAKYYQGIKFYQPEIVGDTPENVEYQGVKNLVEAAAKYLPKAGEKLFFDFTKPSTELKNIWGAVDDVVMGGVSQSQIQLVEQTALFAGNVSTANSGGFASVRTKNFAPPFNLSGYEGVELRLKGDGKRYKFLMRTEAQWDGVAYSYSFNTEANTWMNVRIPFAQMIAVFRAKTVKDSPQIDQSKICSFQLMLSKFEYDGELNPQFSPGGFALEVESMKAYGGANLPQFVLVSSAGVTRPGRPGINLDEEPPAVKLNDQLGGILTWKLKGEDSLRESGIPYAIIRPCALTEEVGGKEFILEQGDNIKGKISREDVAKLCVEALQQTKASNVTFEVKQGENTASYIDWQRLFSQLLPN is encoded by the coding sequence GTGACTAACAACAATCGCTCTCAATGGGATTTAGGCAGATTCATCCAAACCCTGACTTATTTTGAGGTCGTCCCTTTTGTCAACTGGGTACAGGATTTGATTCAAGGTCGTCTTAATAGTAGCCAAAATATACCTGATGGAGCAAAACAAGTGGGTGTGATATTAGTAGCAGGTGCAACGGGTGGAGTTGGTCAGCGAGTGGTCAAACGACTGCTGGATGCGGGTTATAAAGTACGTGCACTCGTGCGAGATATCGACAAAGCACGGTCAGTTCTTAGTGATCATGTTGAATTAGTTGTTGCAGATATTACTAAGCCAGAAACTTTAAATTCCCTAGTTATGGCTAATATCCAAGCGGTTATATCCTGTACAGCGGTACGTGTGCAACCAGTAGAAGGAGATACTCCAGAACGTGCCAAGTATTATCAAGGCATCAAATTTTATCAACCAGAAATTGTTGGTGACACCCCTGAAAACGTAGAATATCAAGGTGTGAAAAACTTGGTAGAAGCTGCTGCCAAATATCTGCCGAAAGCGGGGGAAAAACTATTCTTTGATTTCACAAAACCATCAACAGAATTAAAAAATATTTGGGGTGCGGTGGATGATGTTGTCATGGGTGGCGTGAGTCAAAGTCAAATTCAATTGGTGGAACAAACAGCTTTGTTTGCTGGAAATGTCTCAACTGCGAACTCAGGAGGCTTTGCTTCTGTAAGAACGAAAAATTTCGCCCCTCCCTTCAATCTCTCTGGTTACGAAGGTGTAGAATTGCGCTTAAAAGGTGATGGTAAGCGCTATAAATTCCTTATGCGTACAGAAGCGCAATGGGATGGTGTTGCCTACAGTTACTCTTTTAATACAGAAGCTAATACCTGGATGAATGTTCGCATTCCTTTTGCCCAGATGATTGCGGTATTTCGTGCCAAAACTGTCAAAGATTCACCGCAAATTGATCAAAGCAAAATTTGCTCTTTTCAACTGATGTTGAGCAAGTTTGAATATGATGGTGAGTTAAATCCTCAATTTTCTCCTGGTGGTTTTGCTTTGGAAGTGGAATCGATGAAAGCTTATGGTGGGGCAAATTTACCACAGTTTGTCTTAGTTAGTTCAGCGGGTGTGACTCGTCCTGGTCGTCCTGGAATCAATTTAGATGAAGAACCGCCAGCGGTCAAATTAAATGACCAGTTAGGAGGAATTTTAACATGGAAGTTGAAGGGAGAAGATAGTTTAAGAGAAAGCGGAATTCCTTACGCGATTATTAGACCATGTGCGCTGACTGAGGAAGTCGGGGGTAAGGAGTTTATTTTAGAGCAAGGTGACAATATCAAAGGAAAAATCAGCCGCGAGGATGTGGCTAAACTTTGTGTAGAAGCCCTACAACAAACGAAAGCGTCTAACGTCACATTTGAGGTGAAACAGGGAGAAAATACTGCTAGTTATATTGATTGGCAAAGGTTATTTTCTCAACTGCTACCAAACTGA
- a CDS encoding leucine-rich repeat domain-containing protein, with amino-acid sequence MTPPSILALIDRAYTENWEALDLMGKKLTEVPPEIGRLTQLEYLDLSFNPIAVIPEAITQLTNLTTLRINSCDISVVPDAIARLTNLTTLHLQDNQIRVIPEAIRQLTNLTTLDLCENQIRVIPEAIGQLTNLTMLELFANQITTVPDAITQLTNLTTLRLDGNQITIVPAAIAQLINLAWISLAGNKIAVVPDAIAQLTNLTRLDLDYNQIAVVPDVITQLTNLTTLDLDYNQIAVVPDAIAQLTNLTRLNLGGNEITIVPAAIAQLTNLTWLVLKNNPIQNLSPEIVRKGWGKYDWQDGEPQVIFAYLTKC; translated from the coding sequence ATGACTCCCCCCTCCATCCTTGCCCTTATTGATCGCGCCTACACTGAAAACTGGGAAGCGCTTGACCTAATGGGGAAGAAACTCACGGAAGTCCCGCCAGAGATTGGGCGGTTGACTCAGTTGGAATATCTTGACCTCTCTTTTAACCCCATCGCAGTGATTCCAGAGGCGATCACACAACTCACCAATCTCACCACGCTTCGCATCAATAGCTGCGATATCTCCGTTGTGCCGGACGCGATCGCCCGACTGACCAATCTCACGACGCTTCACCTCCAGGACAACCAGATCAGAGTGATTCCAGAGGCGATCAGACAACTTACTAATCTCACGACGCTTGACCTCTGCGAGAACCAAATCAGAGTGATTCCAGAGGCGATCGGACAACTTACTAATCTCACGATGCTTGAACTCTTTGCCAACCAAATCACCACTGTGCCGGACGCGATCACACAACTTACTAATCTCACAACGCTTCGCCTCGATGGCAACCAAATCACAATTGTGCCGGCTGCGATCGCACAACTCATTAATCTGGCATGGATTTCCCTCGCTGGCAACAAAATCGCCGTTGTGCCGGACGCGATCGCACAACTCACTAATCTCACAAGGCTTGACCTCGATTATAACCAAATCGCCGTTGTGCCGGATGTGATCACACAACTCACTAATCTCACGACACTTGACCTCGATTATAACCAAATCGCCGTTGTGCCGGACGCGATCGCACAACTCACTAATCTCACAAGGCTTAACCTCGGTGGCAACGAAATCACAATTGTGCCGGCTGCGATCGCACAACTCACTAATCTCACATGGCTTGTCCTAAAAAATAACCCCATTCAAAATCTGTCGCCTGAAATTGTTCGTAAAGGCTGGGGTAAGTATGATTGGCAAGACGGTGAACCGCAGGTAATTTTCGCCTATCTTACAAAATGTTGA